CCTGTACGACCTGGGGTCCATGTTCTTCGCGATGAAGGGCGTCAACGGCGGCGACGGCACCTCGCTGAACATGCCGATCTCCGGGTCCACCGGCGGCAACCTCGTCTGGGACAAGGCGAAGGTGAAGCAGCTGGTGCAGGAGCTGAACAACGACGAGAAGGTCACGGTCACCGGCAACTGAGGGCCTGGGCCCTGCCTAGGTCCGCCGTCCCGAGGCGAGCAGCGCGATGTGCGGAAGGGCCAACTGCCCTTCCGCATCCGCGTATTCGGCACACAGACGCTCGTACTCCCGACGGATCCGTACGACGGTCTCCGCGTCCTGCGAGGTGACGACCAGTCCGATGGTGGCGACCCCGCCCGAGGCGCCGCTCCACCACTCCTCGACCCCGGCCCGGTGGTCCCAGGCGAGTTCGGCCGCCTCCACCTCCAAGAACCCGGCCCCGCCGAGGAGTTGGGTGAACCCCTCCGGCGTACGCGTCCAGTCCTCCGCCGGATCCAGCCGCGGAATGTACGCCGGAATTACGGCCCCGCCCGCCGCGCAGGCCCGGCCGAGCAGGTCCTGTCCGGCGCCGCGGCGCTCACTCCACGTCGTCAGCGCGAGCCGGCCACCGGGACGCAGAACACGGTGGAGTCCGGCGAGGGCGGGACG
This is a stretch of genomic DNA from Streptomyces sp. NBC_00285. It encodes these proteins:
- a CDS encoding class I SAM-dependent methyltransferase, translated to MWQGRTEAYAGSFARLCAHPVQALLDAAGVGAGTRVLDVGTGTGTAAVAARARGARVSAVDADAGMVAAARARGIDARTGVLPELPYQDGEFDAVVGNFVLNHVGRPRPALAGLHRVLRPGGRLALTTWSERRGAGQDLLGRACAAGGAVIPAYIPRLDPAEDWTRTPEGFTQLLGGAGFLEVEAAELAWDHRAGVEEWWSGASGGVATIGLVVTSQDAETVVRIRREYERLCAEYADAEGQLALPHIALLASGRRT